DNA from Tripterygium wilfordii isolate XIE 37 chromosome 15, ASM1340144v1, whole genome shotgun sequence:
CGGTGAACCAAGAAACTTAAGGACTGACCATCAGAACTCagatatgcatggacaaatctTCTGCGCTCCTCCTTTcctgtattttaaaaaaagcaaaTTAATCATACTCTTATTTACGTACTATTAAAGTGCAAAGAAGACTTATAGGCCATGAAACATTGGAAAACccagttttttttcttccagtTGCTTACCTGGGTATCTGCTGTAATCCAAAATATGAGGCGTCTCGGAATGGTAATTTGCAACCATTTCACAGAAGTGATTAGCAAGATCATAAGCAATAGGATTATAGCTTGCGTATTCATAATCCTGAGAATGTTAAAAAATCGAATTTTAGGAATTAGAATGTATGTTACAGATATTTGCATTCATATTCTGTTCACTTTAGTTTCTTAATCAAGaggaaaaaccaaaagaaaagtaAGATAATGGACTCAATTGTCTATGCCTAACTACCTCAGAAGAAGGCAAAACTTATAAGAAGAGAAATACCACAAGGACCCAAGAAAGTGTAATTTATTTAACTAGGGTCATCAAACTTGAATCAACGTAAACTTTGCTTTACCTTTGATTGGCTAGAAAGATAGAGTTTTCGTAAAAGCAAACAGATGTCAAAAGGGAGAGGGACAAAATTGTTATATAAATCAGTTGCCTCAATGAAGTTTACTGAAAAGACATTAGGAACTCACTATAATAGTGATTGATCTCGTCTCTTCATCCATCATTATGTTCCCATATTGCAGGTCATTATGGCAAAACCCAATATCTTGATAATCCAGTGAAAACTCCTTCTCAAGCATATCGATTTCTTCAGCTAGAACATCCAAGCGAAGTTCATTTGCATCTTCAAGGGAACACAACGATTTGGCCTCACTAAGCCAGTTCCTGAGAACAAAAATCAAGTGGCAATGGCATCAGTTATCTTCAGCTCTACAAGCAGACTTTGATCTTGccatacacacacatacctcAGCCTCTCCCAAAGAAGCATCGTTCTGGGGCCAGGCATATCAAGATTGTGGAACTCTCTCAACTTAGAAGCTACCAGAGCAGAGATATCTGGATCACGGAGGTCAGCAGCTGATAGAGTCTAGAAATTCCggccaaaaagaaaaataatgcatGAAAAAGTAAAAGCAGAAAACCTATGGCCAATAGGTAACAGATTAAAGACGGACAACTGAAATAGATAGAACTGAAAACGTATGACCAAGTAAAATGATGCATCACTCCTGGAGAACTGGAATCTTCATATCATACAGATAAAATTGAATTAAATCTGGTTGCTTGACTTCGAACTTGAACACGGTACAAAAATCGATGCTGACATCTTGTTTAATCTTATAGTATTTTACATTACTAGTTGACGGGTGGAAATAGATAGTGTTCGAACATAATACGTAATTCGATCCTGTAAATTGGCATCTACTGAGAGCACTGTTACATTGGAGCATCAACATGTAATATCATATCTAAATACTATGACTTGCAGAAACTTATTTCGTGTCGATTTCCATTCCTAAATTTAGTCCAATTGGTGCCTATAGTGAAAAACTGCATAACAGACTTTCTGAAAACTTCAAATTCCATAGTACAATATGTAAATGAttcaaaacaaacacaaactggaaaaaaaggaaaacacaaactGTAACTAAAATAAGAAGCACACACCTTAGCATGAATAAACTCCTCCACCCTGCCCTCGGCAAATCGGCCAAGAAGCCTAGGCCCTTGTCCATGCTTTGACATGCATTTAAAGGTCCTAATCTCATCCTCCCTATTAAAGAAAACCTCCACACCTTCTCCATAAAGACGAACCAAGACCTTCCGAGGAAGATCACCATTCTTTTTGGGCCAATTAATCTGATAAACCTCATTAGTCATTGCACCTCTCAGAGGTATCACACACAAGGCATCCATATCATCCACCACATCCCCCCAATTCGACGCCACCGATCTCAATACTTTCTTTAGCTCTTCCGGAAAACGACCATCACAGAACCCATTTGACCTTTTCACCATTTTTGTATCGCAACAATATACGCCTATTGATCACAGAATAAAACAAGGCAATTCACAGACAAGTAAATTAAAAGCTAGTAAATACCAACACTACATCGTCAATCATAAGGAGAAtctcaaaagaaaattgaaacccACTTTCAGAATCAAGAAATGGAGGGctacaaaacctgaaaaggaATCACAGAACCCACGAAAGTCAAAGAATGTAACAGAAACCAAATCCACCCCTGCTCACGCGGGTGCTTTCCTCCAAGGTGGAAAAAATATTATCGAAATAAAAGGATTGAATCAACACCCACAAATTCAATTTACAACAAAAGTAGAGAAGTCGCCAAATTTAAGGCATTGAAAGTTTGTGTCTGTCTACCTTTCCTTACTAAAAGAGATTCCGCGTATACAGTTGAATACGTTTGTGGGGATTGTGAGAGAGCCAAACACGGAGGGATACAACGGTGCAAGAAACGAATCATGATCTGCCACGTGTGACGTGTCAGGGGGTTGAAATCTCTGTTACAGTTTCAGCAGCAACAACAGATGTTTGAAAAGTCAAACAAAGTACCCAACTGTTGACTTTTCGTTTTGGAATTTAACCACCCTACTCACTACTCCCTAGTCGGTCGGGGTGGTGACGCACGAAAACTCAGAGGGCAAGCAACGCCACCAAGAGAGACAAAACAAAAGGCAAGAAAAAATTGGTCCGATGGGGGCGTTTAATCCAACTTATCCACATTTCATGTTCCgtgttaattaatttattattttttagtgGGGCCTACGTTAAAAgggtggcttcctcttggatAAGACAAAGACAATCCATAATTGTCGGAAAATatctttataattattttaaggAAAATGATAATGAGTGTCATTACACACTAGATAAGGATAAAAAGGTGCattgtaaattaaaaaaatatatgtattttgagtTTAAAATATTAGGTGAGAGTGTATTCATCACACATGACATATTATGATATGTTGTAATCAATAATTAATAAGTATTCTTAGGACACCTATTATCAATACccttattttaaaaattgaatcaaTTAATTTAACCAATTTTACAATGTTATAGAGAGTAAATACCTGAGTCTACGGGAGCCCTATGCGAACTCTAAAAAATGAgccctcttaatttttttttcgtcATTGTCATATAGTTCTTAAAAATTTAACTCTAAAAATAATTACTTAAATATGACTCTCTTAacattttgagatgcaaaatcattaattatattaatataatccaCTTTTTTCaccaaatcactttcaatagacAACATAGCtgatagcaattttcgatcgctcaaataagcaaacaaaaatctaaaATTAAATTACTCACAAGTGCACAAGACCATAGTAGAATAGCTTATGCAAGAACGAGATCGAATCACAAGGATTGGACAAACAATACAATTAACTACAATACTAAATTTAGCAAAAGAGATAGTTATTGAGATATGATTGATTGTAGATAGCAagcaatgaaa
Protein-coding regions in this window:
- the LOC120016088 gene encoding probable choline kinase 1, which encodes MVKRSNGFCDGRFPEELKKVLRSVASNWGDVVDDMDALCVIPLRGAMTNEVYQINWPKKNGDLPRKVLVRLYGEGVEVFFNREDEIRTFKCMSKHGQGPRLLGRFAEGRVEEFIHAKTLSAADLRDPDISALVASKLREFHNLDMPGPRTMLLWERLRNWLSEAKSLCSLEDANELRLDVLAEEIDMLEKEFSLDYQDIGFCHNDLQYGNIMMDEETRSITIIDYEYASYNPIAYDLANHFCEMVANYHSETPHILDYSRYPGKEERRRFVHAYLSSDGNQPAELEVEHLLRDAEKYTLPNHLFWGLWGVISGYVNTLEFDFMEYARQRFNQYWLRKPTLLTSSSTPSP